A segment of the Pseudomonas serboccidentalis genome:
CAGCCTTCGGCAGCGCCTACACAGGATTGTGGTGGTCTAGAGGTTTTGCAGGGTGTCGAGCAGGACTTTGACCTTGGTAATCGACTCCTGATACTCCGCCTGCCAGTCCGAGTCGGCCACGATCCCGCCACCGCCCCAGCAACACACCTGGCCATCCTTGACCAGCAGACTGCGAATGGCGATGGAGCTGTCCATCTCGCCGCGTACGTCCAGGTACAGCAACGAGCCGCAATACAAACCGCGCCGGGTCGGCTCCAGCTCGTCGATGATCTGCATCGCACGAATCTTCGGCGCGCCGGTGATCGAGCCGCCGGGGAAGCTGCCGGCGATCAGGTCCAGGGCATCGCGGTCATCCGCCAGTTCACCGGTCACGCTGCTGACCAAGTGATGCACGTTGGGATAGCTTTCCAGACTGAACAACTCCGGCACCCGCACCGAGCCGATGCGGCAGGTGCGGCCGAGGTCGTTGCGCAGCAGGTCGACTATCATCAGGTTTTCCGCGCGATCCTTGGGGCTGGCCAGCAGTTCGGCAGCGTTGGCCGCGTCTTCGGCAGGCGTCAGACCACGGGGGCGCGTGCCTTTGATCGGGCGGGTTTCCACTTGGCGCTCGCTGACTTTGACGAAACGCTCCGGCGACAAACTCAACACCGCGCCGCCGTCGGGCAGGCTCTGGAAGCCGGAAAACGGCGTCGGGCAGGCTGCGCGCAACGCGCAATAGGCCAGCCACGGATCGCCCTGACACGGTGCGCGGAAACGCTGGGCGAAGTTGACCTGATAGCAGTCGCCGGCCTGGATGTATTGATGAATGCGCTCCAGCGCCTGGCGATAGTCATCGGCCGACAGGTCGGCGGTCATCGGCGTGTTCAGCTTGAACGGCGTCAGCGTCGCCGCGGACGGTTGGCTGAACAGAGCGATCAGCCGTTGCCGCTCGCTGTCGGCCATCGATGGGTGAAACACCAATTGGCTGGTGGCGGTCTGGTGATCGCTGATCAGCGCCCAGTCATACAGGCCGAATCGCGCATCGGGCAGTTGCAGATCGTCCCGGGCCTGGCTCGGCAGGGTTTCCAGATGCCGGCCGAAGTCGTAGCTCAGATAGCCGATCAGGCCGCCGGCGAAGGGCAGGTCATATTCCACAGGCAGCTGCGCTTCGCCCAGGCGGGTCAGATTATTGCGCAGACGTTGCAGGAAAACGCTGCCGCTTTCGTCGGGCAACACCGCCAGATGCTCCAGCGGCCAGGCGCTGAGCAGGTCATAACGACCACGGTTGGCACTCGGCCGGCCGCTGTCGAGCAGCACGGCACCGGGCGCATGGCGGATGGCCGCAAAGTAGTCGGCGGGGTTGGCGCGGTAGGGCAGCGGGTGTACGGAACAGGTCAACATGGGCGGGGCAGATCGGCCATTGAGGCGGGGTGGGGATTGTAGTCCTCTGCGGGAGTTGCTCCTAGAGGGGATGTCGGGGATGAGCAGATTGGGGGCCGGGTTGAGTCTTGTGGTGGCGGTAAGTCCGCTATCGCGAGCAGGCTCACTCCTACAATTTGGAATGCGTTCCCCTGTAGGAGTGAGCCTGCTCGCGATGGCCGCGATGCAGTTCCGGATCAGCCCTCGACCGGCGGAATATGCCCAAACATCTCCTGGGTAAACGCCACCCGTTCCTCAACCGACTCCGTCACCCCACGCGCCTTCAGGTCTTCCAGATGCGCCTCGACCGCGTGCGTGCGCTGAGTCAGCCCGCAATCGTTGGCAATCTGGATATTCAGCCCCGGCCGTGCATTCAGCTCCAGAATCAGCGGGCCTTTCTCCTGGTCCAGCACCATGTCCACACCGATATAACCCAGCCCGCACAGCTCGTAGCAGCCAGCGGCGAGTTTCATGAAACCGTCCCAGTAGGGCAGTTGCACGCCGTCCACCGCGTTGGTGGTGTCGGGGTGTTTGTTGATGATGTTGTTCAGCCAGGTGCCGCGCAGGGTCAGGCCGGTGGCGAGGTCGACACCGACGCCGATGGCGCCCTGGTGCAGGTTGGCCTTGCCGCCGGACTGGCGGGTCGGCAGGCGCAGCATGGCCATCACCGGGTAACCCATCAGCACGATGATGCGGATGTCCGGCACGCCTTCGTAGCTGATGCTCTTGAAGATCTGGTCCGGGGTCACCCGGTATTCGATCAGCGCGCGGTCGCGGTGACCGCCCAGCGAGTACAGGCCGGTGAGGATGCTGGAGATGTGGTGCTCCAGCTCTTCATGGGCGAGGATCTTGCCCGACACCGTGCGATAGCGGCCTTCGAAGCGGTCGGCGATCACGATGATGCCGTCACCGCCAGCGCCCTGGGCCGGTTTGATCACGAAATCGTTATGCCCACCGATGATCGCGTCGAGCTTGTCGATTTCCTTCTCCGTGGAAATCACGCCATACAGCTCCGGCACATGAATACCGGCGGCGATCGCGCGCTCCTTGGTGATGATCTTGTCATCGACGATCGGGTACAGGCTGCGCTTGTTGTACTTGAGCACGTAGTCGGCGTTCCGCCGATTGATGCCCATGATGCCCCGGGCTTCCAGGGCCTTCCAGGTCTTCCAGAAACCGAACATCAGGCGTCAGCCTTCTTCAGGAAAGCCTTGAAGCGCACCAGCTCGGTCAGGCGGTAGCCGCGATAACGACCCATTGCCAGCATGAAACCCACCAGAATCAGCAGGATCGCCGGGAAGGTGAAGACGAAGTACACCAGTTCCGGCACGGTCATGATCAAGTGCGCCAGCGAGGCGGCGAACAGCGTGCCGATCGCCACTTTCAGCGCATGGCTGGCGCCACGTTCTTCCCAGGTGATCGACAGGCGTTCGATGGTCATGGTCAGAATCACCATCGGGAACAGCGCCACCGACAAGCCGCGCTCCAGACCAAGCTTGTGACTGAACAGGCTGATCGCCGCGATCAGCACCACCACGAACGTCAGCACCACCGAGAGGCGCGGCAGCATCTGCAGCTTCAGGTGTTCCAGATACGAGCGTAATGACAGGCCCAGCGCGGTGATCACGGTAAACAGCAGGATGCCGAAGCCCAACTGCGTTTCGCGGAAGGCGAGGGCGATCAGTACCGGGGTGAACGTGCCGAGGGTCTGCAGGCCGACCAGGTTGCGCAGGATCAGGATCACCAGCACGCCGATCGGGATCATCACCATGATCATGAACGTCTGCTGGGTCTGCAGCGGCAGGCCGTACAGCGAGTATTCGAGGAAGTTGGCGTCGGTGTTTTCGTCGGTCAGCTTGGCCAGACGAATCGCGTTCATCTCGCTGTTGTTCAGGCTGAAGGTCACGTTGGCTTTCTTGCCGCCGTCGACGGTGATCAGGTTTTCATCACCGGTCCACCACAGCAGGCGGTCGGTCGGCAGGCCTTGTTCACCGGTTTCCGGGTTGAAGTACAGCCAGTCGTTGCCGTTGAAGCTGCGCAGCCACAGTTCCGGGGTTTGCGGCTGATCGGCGACGAGGCGGATGGTGTGGACCTTTTCCACCGGTACGTGGGCGATGGACAGCAACAGTTCGACGATCTTCGCCTTGTGCGGCGTCGACGGGTCGCCGGCCAGCAGCAGTTTGACGTTGTCGTCGTTGACGTTATTGACGCGTTTGATCGCCTCGCCAATGAAGGTCTCGACATCGGCCGAGTGCTGGCGGATCGGTGCGAGCAGGGCTTCGGCGGCGATTTTTTCCGGGCCTTCGATGGCGATGCTGTCGCGGAAGGTCGGACCTTTGATCTTGGTTTTTTCCGCGGTGTAACGCTTGGTCAGCACCAGACGGTAATAAAGGGTCTGGTTGCCCTTGGCCCGGCGCGCCGACCAGGTGACCTTGCGGTTGCCGTCGACGCGGTTGACCGCCACACCGTAGTTATTGGAGATGAAGCTTTCGTTGAGGCTGACGTAGTCGCGGCTCAGGGGCGGCACGAACATCTGGATCTTCACCGGATCCTTGGTGCTGGCGACGAACTCGACTTTGGCGTCGATGTTCCACAGGTCGTCGGTGGCGTCTTCGGTCACCGGGATGCCGAGCACGAAAATCTGATAGGCCGTAACCGAAACGCCCAGGAGCACCAGAATGGTGATCAGGATTTTCAGGTGGAAGGTTAGAGAACGCATGGAAATTACTCGGCGGTATGAGCGGCGATGGTGCAGGCGGGTTTGCCTGCAGCGTATTTAAGACTGGGGTCGACCAGCGCGTCGAAGCGTTTCAGGGCTTCGGAGCCGATCAAAAGCGGGTATTGGAACGCACTACGGTCGGTCAGGTTCACTTCGATGCTGCGTAACGCCGAACCCATGCAGATGTCCAGCTCGATCACCGGGCGGGCCGTGTACTTCTTGCCTTCTTCCGGGTCGTAGTCGCCGGCGCGGCGTTTGATCTTGCTGACCCGGGCCAGTGGCCGTTCGATCGGGTGCGAGTGCGCGGCGTCGATCGCCAGATAAAAGCGCACCCACGACTCGCCGTTACGTTTGAAGCGTTTGATGTCGCGGGCACTCAGCGAGGCGGTTTTGGCGCCCGTGTCGAGTTTGGCCGCGACTTGCAGATTGATGCCATCAAGCGATGCATATTCGTTGAGGCCGTACACGGTTTTTTCCCCCGCGGCAGCCAGGCCGGGCAGGCAAAACAGAGCGAAAAATGTGGGGAAGGGCTTGAGTCTCATAAATCCTGGTGCGCAGCGTTCCGTTCTCGGTTCAGGTTCCTGGCAAAACTTGCGCAAGCGCCTTCGTGTGCCTATCAGCTTTTTATGACAAGCCGTGCAAATGGCCAGCAAATGCGGGCGGCATTCTAGCACGGTGGTTTTATGGCGCCAGCGCTCACGCCGGTCTATAAAAGCTCAAAAGATCGCAGCCTGCGGCAACTCCTGCATTGGATTCATGTGCACTCTGTAGGAGCTGCCGCAGGCTGCGATCTTTTCCGGTTATTAGACGATTGTCGACAATACCTATTTATCCTTTGACTGATGCGGGTGAATTGGCTAGTTTTTGCCGCATTTGATTTAAAGGTGTCGACAATATGCTGGATCAACTCGATCCCCCGGTCATCAGCGGCGACGATTCCGAGACGCTCTCGGAAAACGTCTTCCGGCGCATTCAGGCGGCCATCGTCAAAGGCGAGATCGCCCCGGGCAGCAAGATCTCCGAGCCCGAGCTGGCACGCACCTACGGCATCAGTCGCGGACCGCTGCGCGAGGCCATTCATCGGCTCGAAGGCCAGCGCCTGCTGGTGCGCGTACCGCATGTCGGCGCGCGGGTGGTGTCACTCAGCCACGCCGAGCTGCTCGAACTCTACGAAATCCGTGAATCCCTCGAAGGCATGGCTTGCCGTCTGGCGGCCGAACGCATGAGCGTCGAAGAAATCGACGAACTGCGTCGAGTGCTGGAAACCCATGAGCGCGACGCAGCGTTTCAGGCCGGCGTCGGCTACTACCAGCAGGAAGGCGATTTCGACTTTCATTACCGGATCATCCAGGGCAGCGGTAACCGCACCCTGACCCAGATGCTCTGCGGCGAGCTGTACCAACTGGTGCGCATGTACCGCATCCAGTTTTCCACCACGCCCAACCGGCCACGCCAGGCCTTTGCCGAACACCACCGGATTCTCGATGCCATCGCCGACCGTGACGGTGAACTCGCGGAATTGTTGATGCGCCGCCACATCGGCGCCTCGAAACGCAACATCGCCCGTCACTACCAGGACGGCGCCGACAATAAGACAGCCACTGAACGAGGTGAGTCATGAGTTCCAAGCAGAACACTCCAGGCCAGCGTTTCCGCGATGCGGTCGCCAGCGAGCATCCATTGCAGGTGGTCGGCGCGATCAACGCCAACCACGCGCTGCTGGCCAAGCGCGCCGGTTTCAAGGCGATCTACCTGTCCGGTGGCGGGGTGGCCGCAGGCTCCCTCGGCGTGCCGGACCTGGGCATCACCGGCCTGGATGACGTGCTGACCGACGTGCGCCGCATCACCGACGTCTGCGACCTGCCGCTGCTGGTGGACGTCGACACCGGCTTCGGTTCGTCGGCGTTCAACGTGGCGCGCACCGTGAAGTCGATGATCAAGTTCGGCGCGGCGGCGATCCACATCGAAGACCAGGTCGGCGCCAAGCGGTGCGGCCACCGTCCGAACAAAGAGATCGTCAGCCAGCAGGAAATGGTCGACCGCATCAAGGCTGCAGTCGATGCCCGTACCGACGACAGTTTCGTGATCATGGCGCGCACCGACGCGCTGGCCGTCGAAGGTCTGGAATCGGCCCTGGATCGCGCCGCCGCGTGCATCGAGGCCGGCGCCGACATGATCTTCCCGGAAGCCATCACCGAGCTTGAGATGTACAAGCTGTTCGCCAACCGCGTGAAGGCGCCGATCCTCGCCAACATCACCGAGTTCGGTGCGACGCCGCTGTACACCACCGAGCAGCTTGCGGGAGCGGATGTGTCGCTGGTGCTGTACCCGCTGTCGGCGTTTCGCGCGATGAACAAGGCGGCGGAAAACGTCTACACCGCGATCCGCCGCGACGGCACGCAGCAGAATGTCATCGACACCATGCAGACTCGCATGGAGCTTTACGATCGCATCGACTACCACACGTTCGAGCAGAAGCTCGATGCGTTGTTTGCGGCGAAAAAATAAAGGCGAAGATCAAAAGATCGCAGCCTCGTTTCACTCGACAGCTCCTACAGGAACGCGGTCGATGTAGGAGCTGCCGAAGGCTGCGATCTTTTGCCAACAACACCGTAATTGCAGATTCCCTAACAAATTCAAGATTGGAGACAGCAATGGCCGAAGCAAAAGTACTCAGTGGCGCCGGGCTCCGGGGCCAGGTTGCCGGGCAAACCGCACTGTCCACCGTGGGCCAGGCCGGTGCCGGGCTGACCTATCGCGGCTATGACGTGCGCGAACTGGCAGCCGATGCGCAATTTGAAGAAGTGGCTTACCTGCTGCTGTACGGCGAACTGCCAACGAAAGCGCAACTCGACGAATACCAAGGCAAACTGAGCAAGCTGCGCGACCTGCCGCAAGCGCTGAAGGAAGTGCTCGAACGCATCCCCGCTGACGCTCACCCGATGGACGTGATGCGCACCGGTTGCTCGTTCCTTGGCAACATCGAGCCGGAGAAAGACTTCTCCGAACAACGCGACAAGACCGACCGTCTGCTCGCCGCGTTCCCGGCGATCATGTGCTACTGGTATCGCTTCAGCCACGACGGCAAACGCATCAATTGCGTGAGCGACGAGCCCACCATCGGCGGCCACTTCCTGCACCTGCTGCATGACAAGAAGCCGAGCGAACTGCACGTCAAAG
Coding sequences within it:
- a CDS encoding inactive transglutaminase family protein, giving the protein MRSLTFHLKILITILVLLGVSVTAYQIFVLGIPVTEDATDDLWNIDAKVEFVASTKDPVKIQMFVPPLSRDYVSLNESFISNNYGVAVNRVDGNRKVTWSARRAKGNQTLYYRLVLTKRYTAEKTKIKGPTFRDSIAIEGPEKIAAEALLAPIRQHSADVETFIGEAIKRVNNVNDDNVKLLLAGDPSTPHKAKIVELLLSIAHVPVEKVHTIRLVADQPQTPELWLRSFNGNDWLYFNPETGEQGLPTDRLLWWTGDENLITVDGGKKANVTFSLNNSEMNAIRLAKLTDENTDANFLEYSLYGLPLQTQQTFMIMVMIPIGVLVILILRNLVGLQTLGTFTPVLIALAFRETQLGFGILLFTVITALGLSLRSYLEHLKLQMLPRLSVVLTFVVVLIAAISLFSHKLGLERGLSVALFPMVILTMTIERLSITWEERGASHALKVAIGTLFAASLAHLIMTVPELVYFVFTFPAILLILVGFMLAMGRYRGYRLTELVRFKAFLKKADA
- a CDS encoding alpha-L-glutamate ligase-like protein gives rise to the protein MFGFWKTWKALEARGIMGINRRNADYVLKYNKRSLYPIVDDKIITKERAIAAGIHVPELYGVISTEKEIDKLDAIIGGHNDFVIKPAQGAGGDGIIVIADRFEGRYRTVSGKILAHEELEHHISSILTGLYSLGGHRDRALIEYRVTPDQIFKSISYEGVPDIRIIVLMGYPVMAMLRLPTRQSGGKANLHQGAIGVGVDLATGLTLRGTWLNNIINKHPDTTNAVDGVQLPYWDGFMKLAAGCYELCGLGYIGVDMVLDQEKGPLILELNARPGLNIQIANDCGLTQRTHAVEAHLEDLKARGVTESVEERVAFTQEMFGHIPPVEG
- a CDS encoding ATP-dependent zinc protease family protein, translating into MRLKPFPTFFALFCLPGLAAAGEKTVYGLNEYASLDGINLQVAAKLDTGAKTASLSARDIKRFKRNGESWVRFYLAIDAAHSHPIERPLARVSKIKRRAGDYDPEEGKKYTARPVIELDICMGSALRSIEVNLTDRSAFQYPLLIGSEALKRFDALVDPSLKYAAGKPACTIAAHTAE
- the pabB gene encoding aminodeoxychorismate synthase component I; amino-acid sequence: MLTCSVHPLPYRANPADYFAAIRHAPGAVLLDSGRPSANRGRYDLLSAWPLEHLAVLPDESGSVFLQRLRNNLTRLGEAQLPVEYDLPFAGGLIGYLSYDFGRHLETLPSQARDDLQLPDARFGLYDWALISDHQTATSQLVFHPSMADSERQRLIALFSQPSAATLTPFKLNTPMTADLSADDYRQALERIHQYIQAGDCYQVNFAQRFRAPCQGDPWLAYCALRAACPTPFSGFQSLPDGGAVLSLSPERFVKVSERQVETRPIKGTRPRGLTPAEDAANAAELLASPKDRAENLMIVDLLRNDLGRTCRIGSVRVPELFSLESYPNVHHLVSSVTGELADDRDALDLIAGSFPGGSITGAPKIRAMQIIDELEPTRRGLYCGSLLYLDVRGEMDSSIAIRSLLVKDGQVCCWGGGGIVADSDWQAEYQESITKVKVLLDTLQNL
- the prpB gene encoding methylisocitrate lyase yields the protein MSSKQNTPGQRFRDAVASEHPLQVVGAINANHALLAKRAGFKAIYLSGGGVAAGSLGVPDLGITGLDDVLTDVRRITDVCDLPLLVDVDTGFGSSAFNVARTVKSMIKFGAAAIHIEDQVGAKRCGHRPNKEIVSQQEMVDRIKAAVDARTDDSFVIMARTDALAVEGLESALDRAAACIEAGADMIFPEAITELEMYKLFANRVKAPILANITEFGATPLYTTEQLAGADVSLVLYPLSAFRAMNKAAENVYTAIRRDGTQQNVIDTMQTRMELYDRIDYHTFEQKLDALFAAKK
- a CDS encoding GntR family transcriptional regulator, producing the protein MDQLDPPVISGDDSETLSENVFRRIQAAIVKGEIAPGSKISEPELARTYGISRGPLREAIHRLEGQRLLVRVPHVGARVVSLSHAELLELYEIRESLEGMACRLAAERMSVEEIDELRRVLETHERDAAFQAGVGYYQQEGDFDFHYRIIQGSGNRTLTQMLCGELYQLVRMYRIQFSTTPNRPRQAFAEHHRILDAIADRDGELAELLMRRHIGASKRNIARHYQDGADNKTATERGES